DNA sequence from the Novosphingobium sp. KACC 22771 genome:
TGATCGAGGCGATGCGGACAAGACCGCGCGGGATGGCGGCTTCGTCCAGAATATCGGCCTCGATGGCCGCGCCGTCGATCAGAATGCGCGCCGCGCGTTCCAGCGCGAGCCGCCCGGTTTCGGTCAGCGACAATTTGCGCGTTGTTCGGTGAAACAGGCTGGCCCGCATGCGGTGTTCCAGCCTGGTGATGGCCTTGGACACGGTGGTCTTGGCCAGACCCAATTGATCGCCTGCGCGGCTGAAACTGCCGCATTCGGCCACTTTGGCAAAAATGGCCCATGCTTCAAGATCGGGTAGCGAATGCGGCATGGCAGTCCTTTGCCCCATGCGGCAAAGAAGGGGAAGGGGGCATTGGCGCCGCCTTCCCCCTGATGCATCAGAGTTCTTCGGGCCAGTAAAGGCGCATCGGATTGGTCACGAGCAGCTTTTGCTGAAGCTCGGCCGTGGGGGCGATGCGCGGGATCATGTCGACGATATGGCCATCATCGGGAATTGCCTTTTCCATATTGGGATGCGGCCAATCCGTGCCCCATATGCAGCGGTCCGAATAATCGGCCACCAGCGGGGCGACAGCGCGGGCGAAATTGTCCCAAGGATCGCCTGCGGCCAGATCGAGGCGATCAGGGCAGGTGGGCTTGAACCAGATGTCGTCCCGGCTGTCGAGCAGGCTGCGGAACGCTTTCATATCGGCGCCATTGGGCCCTTGCGTCACATCGGGGCGGCCCATGTGATCGACCACCACCAGGCGGGGCAGGGCGGCGATGAAGGGGCGCATTTCCTCAAGGATATCGGCCTCGAAATAGATGACGATATGCCAGTCCTTGGGCAGGCGGTGCGCCACTTCAAGGAACTTGTCCTTGGGCGCATCATCGACGAGGCGCTTGAGAAAGTTGAAGCGGATGCCGCGCATCCCGCCTTCGTGCAGGGCGGCGATGTCCTCATCGCTGATCGCCGGATCGACCACGGCTACGCCGCGCGCCTTGCCGCCCGATACGGCGATGCCGTTCAAAGTGGCGGCGTTGTTGGTGCCGTGGCACGAGGCCTGAACGATCACATTGCGCGAAAAGCCCAGATGGTCGCGCAGCGCGAAGAGCTTGTCCGGGCCAGCGTCTTCGGGAAGGTATTTCGCTTTGGGGCTGAAAGGAAATTGCGCCATCGGGCCAAACACATGGCAATGCGCGTCAATCGCGCCCGGTGGCGGGGTATAGGCGGGCTTCGACGGATTGCCGTGCCAGCTGGTGATACGTTCAGACATTGATCTCTCCTGATTATCCGAAAACGGTGCCGTCCATCAGCTTGCGCGCGGTGCGCAAC
Encoded proteins:
- a CDS encoding amidohydrolase family protein, whose amino-acid sequence is MSERITSWHGNPSKPAYTPPPGAIDAHCHVFGPMAQFPFSPKAKYLPEDAGPDKLFALRDHLGFSRNVIVQASCHGTNNAATLNGIAVSGGKARGVAVVDPAISDEDIAALHEGGMRGIRFNFLKRLVDDAPKDKFLEVAHRLPKDWHIVIYFEADILEEMRPFIAALPRLVVVDHMGRPDVTQGPNGADMKAFRSLLDSRDDIWFKPTCPDRLDLAAGDPWDNFARAVAPLVADYSDRCIWGTDWPHPNMEKAIPDDGHIVDMIPRIAPTAELQQKLLVTNPMRLYWPEEL